A window of Nocardioidaceae bacterium genomic DNA:
ACGCTACTGTGCGACGGAAGTCACTCAGGACGTCAGGCAAACGCTTGACGCATTCTGTGGACGCATGTTCACTGAAGTCACGGACAGCCAGTCGCTAAGGAGCAGCCACGCGCATGTCGACCAACGTCTCGTGGGAGAAGGTGCGCCGTCTCGGCCGCCAGCTCACCACCCCGCTGCTACCCGACGACTACCTGACCCTCATCAACCCGCTGTGGTCCTCGCGCGAGCTCCGCGGCCGCATCGAGAAGGTCGTCCCCGAGACCGACGACGCGGCGACCGTCGTGATCCGCCCGGGCTGGGGCTGGCGCTACGACCACGAGGCCGGCCAGTACGTCGGCATCGGGCTCGACGTCGACGGCAAGATCCACTGGCGCTCGTACTCGCTGTCCTCGGCTCCTCGACGCTCCGGCGGCACCATCACGATCACGGTGCGCGCCATGCCCGAAGGCTTCCTCTCCGACCACCTCGTCAACGGTGTGGAGCCGGGCACGATCGTGCGGCTCGCCACGCCCAAGGGCGACTTCGTGCTGCCGAGCCCGCCTCCGGAGAAGGTGCTGTTCCTGGTCGCCGGCTCGGGTGTCACCCCGGTGATGTCCATGCTGCGCACCCTCGACCGTCGCCGAGTGATGCCTGATGTCATGGTCATCTACTCCTCGCCGACGAAGGACCGCATGATCTTCCGCGAGGAGCTCGAGGCGATGCAGGACAAGCACCCGGGCTTCACGCTGCACGAGCAGTTCACCGACGACATGGGCATGCTCGGCATGGAGGACATCGAGGGCATCTGCCCTGACTACCTCGAGCGCGAGACCTGGGCCTGCGGTCCCGGTCCCATGCTCGACGCGGCCGAGGAGCACTGGGAGGAGCACGAGGTCGGCGACAGGCTGCACCTCGAGCGGTTCAGCCTCGACCTGGGCGGCGACGGTGCCGAGGGCGGCACGGTGACCTTCCAGAACTCGCAGAAGACGATCGAGGCCGACGGTGCCACCACCATCCTGGAAGCCGGCGAGGAGAAGAACATCGGCATGCCGTACGGCTGCCGCATGGGCATCTGCCACACCTGCACACTGACGCTCGTGGAGGGCCGCGTACGCGACCTGCGGAACGGTGAGGAGTTCACCGGTCCCAACGAGAAGATCCAGACCTGTGTCACTGCAGCAGCCGGTGACTGCACGATCGACATCTGAGACACCTGTACACAGAACGAGTGATCCGACCCCGCCGGGGAACAGGACCCACCACCGTCCCGCACATCCACACCACAGAAGGAGGCGCCCGTGGCCATCTCGGACGTCAAGGAGTACGCGCACCTCACTGAGGAGCAGGTTGAGGCCTTCGGGGCCGAGATGGACCAGATCCGCGAGGACATCGAGAACTCGCGCAACGCCGACGACGCGGCGTACATCCACAAGATGATCACCTTCCAGCGGCGCCTCGCGACCGCCGGCCGCATCACGCTGTTCGCCTCCGGCTTCAAGCCGGCCTGGGTCGCCGGCACCGCCATGCTCGGCACGGCCAAGATCCTGGAGAACATGGAGATCGGCCACAACGTCATGCACGGCCAGTGGGACTGGATGAACGACCCCGAGATCCACTCCTCGACCTGGGAGTGGGACACCGCCCAGCCGGCCGAGCAGTGGAAGCACTCGCACAACTACGTGCACCACCAGTTCACCAACGTGCTCGGCTACGACAACGACATCGGCTACGGCATCCTCCGGATGGCGCGCGAGCAGAAGTGGAACGTCTTCAACCTCGGCCAGCCGGTCTACAACACGCTCCTGGCCCTGCTGTTCCAGTGGGGCGTCGCGCTGCACGACCTCGACATCGAGGCGATCCGCAAGCTCGAGAAGGACCCCGAGGTCATGAAGAAGCAGCTTCTTCAGATCTGGAAGAAGGGTCGCCGTCAGTTCGTGAAGGACTACGTCGTGTACCCGGCGCTCTCGGGTCCGAACTGGAAGTCCACGATGACGGCCAACGTCACGGCCAACCTGATGCGCAACGTGTGGGCGTACGCGATCATCTTCTGCGGACACTTCCCCGACGGGGCGCTGCACTTCACCGAGGACGAGGTCGAGGAGGAGACCCGCGCGGAGTGGTACCTGCGCCAGGCCCTCGGCTCGGCGAACTTCGAGGGTGGCGAGGTGCTGCACATCATGAGCGGCAACCTCGGCTACCAGATCGAGCACCACCTGTTCCCCGACCTGCCGTCGAACCGCTACGCCGAGATCGCCGAGCGCGTCCGGCCGCTCTTCGCCGAGTACGGCATCCCCTACACGACGGGACCGCTGCACAAGCAGTACGGCCAGACGCTCCGCACCATCATGAAGCTGTCGCTGCCGAACAAGTACACGAAGCCCGACCGCGTGTACGCCTCGCCCGCCGAGTCGCCCGAGGTGCCGCGGGGTCGCAAGAAGCCCGAGGAGCTGCCCGGCAAGCGCTCGGAGCTCGGCGGCTGGAGCAACAACGGGAGGCAGACGGCCTGATGGCGCCGCTTCCCCAGCGACCCATGCACGAGGGTCTGCCGTTCGCCGTGGAGCTCACGGCGGACGGCAGCCCTCGGCTGCGTCGTGCTCGCGTCACGCAGTGCGCGCTCTCCCGCATCTGCGGGGTCTGCGCCGGCTCGCTCGGACGCCCCATCGCGTTCCTCGGTGACGGCGAGGCGGTGCGGTCCAACGTCTTCGTGCTTCCCCCGATGCACCTGGAGTGCGCCGAGCAGCTGGTCGCCGACCATGGCGACGCGTGGGAGATGCTCGGTCAGGACGGGCCCGTGCACCAGTGGGAGATCGTCACCACCGGCGGGTTCGAGCACCACCGCGCCGGCAAGGGGGACGCCGACAACCGCCCCCGGCTCAGCCCGAACGCGGTCATCGGCCGGATGCCGGTGCTCCACCGCTAGCCTGGTCGGGTGCCTGCTCCCGCCGTCGAGATCGACGCCGACGGTCGCGCCGTGCGCGTCACCAGCCCCGATCGAGTCATCTTCCCGGAGACGGCGGCGGGCCCGGCGCTCACCAAGCTCGACGTCGTGCAGTACTACGCCGACGTCGCGCCGGGCTTGCTGAACGCCCTCCGGGACCGTCCGACCGCCATGGAGCGGTGGCCCGCCGGGGTCCAGCCGGGGATGCGCCTCGCGACTGGTCGACCGGGGGAGAAGGCGGACGCGTTCTACCAGAAGCGCTTGCCGCGAGGGGCCCCTGCGTACGTAAACACCTGCGAGGTCACCTTCCCCTCAGGACGCACCGCGCACGAGATGTGCCCCGACCACGCCTCGGTGCCGTGCTGGGCGGCGCAGATGGGCACGGTCACCTTCCACCCCTGGCCCTCGCGGCGCGGCAGCGTCGACCATCCCGACGAGCTGCGGATCGATCTCGACCCCCAGCCGGGCACGGACTTCGCCGACGCACGCCGCGTCGCCGGCGTGGCGCGCGACCTGCTCGCCGACCTCGGCATGACGGGTTGGCCGAAGACGTCGGGCAACCGCGGCGTTCACGTGTTCGTACGCATCGAGCCGCGGTGGACCTTCACCGAGTGCCGACACGCTGCGATCGCCTTCGGCCGCGCGTTGGAACGCCGTGACCCCGGCGTCACGACCGCCTGGTGGAAGGAGGAGCGGGGTGAGCGTGTCTTCGTCGACTTCAACCAGATGACACGTGATCGCACCATCGCCTCCGCGTACTCGCTGCGACCGCTGCCGGGCGCGCCGGTCTCGATGCCGCTCACCTGGGACGGGTTGGCCGAGGTCGAGGATCCGGCCCGGTTCACCGCCAGGACGGTGCCGGCGTTGCTGCGTGACCGGGGCGACGCCTGGGCCGCGATGGACGAGGCCGCGTGCTCGCTCGAGCCGCTGCTCGAGCTGTGGGCTGAGGACCCGCGGGAGATGAATTATCCACCCGATCACCCGAAGATGCCGGGCGAGCCGCCGCGGGTGCAGCCCAGTCGCAAGGTCGACGCCCATTGGGACGCCGACGGCAACAGGCTGGACTGATCAACGGGCAAGCGCTTGCGCTCGGATTTGGCGTCTGCGAGACAACATCGTCCGCGGTCGGTTCTCATGGAGACATGTCCTATCGTCTGACGTTCGCCAGGACGCTGGCCATCTCCCCGGAGGCGGCGTTCGACGGGGTGCTGCACGGCGATCTGCTGCGCATCTTCGACCGCAGGTACCTCGTCTTCTCGCACGTGGTCGCGTACGACACGCTTCCGGGTTGGGGTCACCCAGGTGGCCGGAGGCAGCTGCGGACCTCCGACGGCAGCTCGTTCGACGAGACGCTCCTCGACGTGCACCGACCGGACCGGATCGGCTACACGATGACCTCGATGCGCGGGCCTCTCCGCCTCATCGCCTCACACATCGAGGTCTGTTGGACCTTCGAGGCCCACCGACACGGCTCCCGAGTGGCCTGGAGCTGGGCGGTCACGCCTCCGAACCGGCTCTCCGGCGCCCTGGAGTCGCTGCTGC
This region includes:
- a CDS encoding ferredoxin reductase, yielding MSTNVSWEKVRRLGRQLTTPLLPDDYLTLINPLWSSRELRGRIEKVVPETDDAATVVIRPGWGWRYDHEAGQYVGIGLDVDGKIHWRSYSLSSAPRRSGGTITITVRAMPEGFLSDHLVNGVEPGTIVRLATPKGDFVLPSPPPEKVLFLVAGSGVTPVMSMLRTLDRRRVMPDVMVIYSSPTKDRMIFREELEAMQDKHPGFTLHEQFTDDMGMLGMEDIEGICPDYLERETWACGPGPMLDAAEEHWEEHEVGDRLHLERFSLDLGGDGAEGGTVTFQNSQKTIEADGATTILEAGEEKNIGMPYGCRMGICHTCTLTLVEGRVRDLRNGEEFTGPNEKIQTCVTAAAGDCTIDI
- a CDS encoding acyl-CoA desaturase gives rise to the protein MAISDVKEYAHLTEEQVEAFGAEMDQIREDIENSRNADDAAYIHKMITFQRRLATAGRITLFASGFKPAWVAGTAMLGTAKILENMEIGHNVMHGQWDWMNDPEIHSSTWEWDTAQPAEQWKHSHNYVHHQFTNVLGYDNDIGYGILRMAREQKWNVFNLGQPVYNTLLALLFQWGVALHDLDIEAIRKLEKDPEVMKKQLLQIWKKGRRQFVKDYVVYPALSGPNWKSTMTANVTANLMRNVWAYAIIFCGHFPDGALHFTEDEVEEETRAEWYLRQALGSANFEGGEVLHIMSGNLGYQIEHHLFPDLPSNRYAEIAERVRPLFAEYGIPYTTGPLHKQYGQTLRTIMKLSLPNKYTKPDRVYASPAESPEVPRGRKKPEELPGKRSELGGWSNNGRQTA
- a CDS encoding DNA polymerase domain-containing protein, which encodes MPAPAVEIDADGRAVRVTSPDRVIFPETAAGPALTKLDVVQYYADVAPGLLNALRDRPTAMERWPAGVQPGMRLATGRPGEKADAFYQKRLPRGAPAYVNTCEVTFPSGRTAHEMCPDHASVPCWAAQMGTVTFHPWPSRRGSVDHPDELRIDLDPQPGTDFADARRVAGVARDLLADLGMTGWPKTSGNRGVHVFVRIEPRWTFTECRHAAIAFGRALERRDPGVTTAWWKEERGERVFVDFNQMTRDRTIASAYSLRPLPGAPVSMPLTWDGLAEVEDPARFTARTVPALLRDRGDAWAAMDEAACSLEPLLELWAEDPREMNYPPDHPKMPGEPPRVQPSRKVDAHWDADGNRLD
- a CDS encoding SRPBCC family protein, which translates into the protein MSYRLTFARTLAISPEAAFDGVLHGDLLRIFDRRYLVFSHVVAYDTLPGWGHPGGRRQLRTSDGSSFDETLLDVHRPDRIGYTMTSMRGPLRLIASHIEVCWTFEAHRHGSRVAWSWAVTPPNRLSGALESLLRPQWSRYAGRALSRLEVVAPDVPRELR